The genomic region CGTCCAAGCGGCCGAGCTTGCCGGCCAGGTAGCCGAGCCCCAGGCCGAAGCCGTTGTGCAGCACCACGGCCAGAAACACAATGCCGCCGGCAGCCAGGATCTTGCTGGCGCTTCCCGCCACCACTACGGCCACGATAAGGGAAATAACGACGGCGGATGCCCAGGGAAGCGCCGCCAGCGCCTTCGCGACGAGCTTCTTGAGGAACAGCCGGGCGAGCAGGCCCGCGATCACCGGCAGCAGCACGGTCTTGACGATGTCCAGCACCATGCCGCCGGCGTCGATGGTCAGGAAGGAACCGGCCAGGAACAGCACCAGGACGGGTGTGACCACCGGGGCGATGAGAGTGGATACGCTGGCGACCGCGACGGACAGGGCCACATCGCCCTTGGCCAGGAAGGCCATCACGTTGGAGGCGGTGCCGGACGGCGCGCAGCCCACGAGGATCAGGCCCACTGCGAGTGCGGGTTCCAGGTGGAGGAGGGTGGCGATTGCCCAGCCGGCCCCGGGCATGATCACGTAGTGGGCCACGATGCCCAGCACCACGGCCCACGGCCTGCGCGCAACGGCCGTGAAGTCGGGCGGCGTCAGTGTCAGGCCCATGCAGAACATGATGATTCCCAGCAGGTACGGGACCGCCGGGCCGAGGGGCTTGAAGGCGCCGGGAAGCAGGAACCCGGCGACGCCGGCTGCGAGCACCAGAAGGGGGAAGACGGTCACCGCGACACGCGCAATCCTGGCTTCCGCGGCGAGGGCCGGGTTCAGGGGTGCGGCGTCGGCCTCTGTGGCCGAGGGAGCGGATACGGGGTCTTTTGTTGCCTCAAGCATTCAATAATCCTGGCACCGGAGCGCCGCGGCGGCCAATTCATGACTGATGTCAGACAAATGTGTCGCTAATCGGGAAGATTCTCCGCGGGACGTCGGGATCCCGGGCTCTCCCGGTGCGATACTGGATTGCACTGGATCGGGATTCAAGGGGACGGAATGATCCCAGACACGGCAACACTGCGGGTTGCCTTCGCGGCGATGGCCCTGACTCTGGCGTTGCTGTTCTACTTTTCCACCTTCCGCAGCACCCGCTCGCCCTACAGCGCCTGGTGGTGCGCCGCGCTGCTCCTGTTCCTCTCCGGCTCGGCATCCTTCCTCCTGAACGGCACGCCTCAGCAGGTCTGGGCCAATCCGCTGGGCAACTTCCTGCTGGTGTCCGGCGCGGCGGGGGTCTGGGCCGGGGCGCGTTCCCTCCGGAACCTGAAGTACAGCCTGTGGCTGTCCGTTGCGCTGCCGGTCATCACCGGCGCCGCCGCCGGCGTCGACAGCCCGGGATCCAACACGTGGGCCGGCGGTGCCGTCTTCCTGGCGTCCATGGCAGTGCTTATCGGCTTGGCTTCGCACGAGCTGTGGCGGCTTGAACCTGGGTACTCCCGGGTGAGAATCCCCATGGCCATCGCGGCCGGCGGGGTGGCATTCTATTACTCCTGCCGCCTGGTCGTGTTCCTCATCCAAGGGCCAACGGTCCCGTTTTTGCAACGTACT from Arthrobacter globiformis harbors:
- a CDS encoding bile acid:sodium symporter family protein gives rise to the protein MLEATKDPVSAPSATEADAAPLNPALAAEARIARVAVTVFPLLVLAAGVAGFLLPGAFKPLGPAVPYLLGIIMFCMGLTLTPPDFTAVARRPWAVVLGIVAHYVIMPGAGWAIATLLHLEPALAVGLILVGCAPSGTASNVMAFLAKGDVALSVAVASVSTLIAPVVTPVLVLFLAGSFLTIDAGGMVLDIVKTVLLPVIAGLLARLFLKKLVAKALAALPWASAVVISLIVAVVVAGSASKILAAGGIVFLAVVLHNGFGLGLGYLAGKLGRLDAKARRALAFEVGMQNSGLAATLATAHFTPLAALPSAVFSLWHNISGAMVAAWLARKPLPEQQEA